Proteins from a genomic interval of Methanofollis formosanus:
- a CDS encoding ribonuclease P protein component 1 yields the protein MITPQTLLRHEFTGLAVSVVKARNPAYVGISGRIVDETRNMLAVLTPAGEKKVEKKDTVFRFTLPDGVCAEVDGSALVARPEKRISMRKTR from the coding sequence ATGATCACACCGCAGACCCTCCTTCGGCACGAGTTCACCGGACTTGCAGTCTCTGTGGTGAAGGCCAGGAACCCGGCATATGTCGGGATATCGGGCCGGATAGTAGATGAGACTCGCAATATGCTGGCGGTCCTCACCCCTGCGGGAGAGAAGAAGGTGGAGAAGAAAGACACCGTCTTTCGCTTCACCCTTCCCGACGGGGTATGCGCCGAAGTGGATGGGTCTGCCCTTGTGGCACGACCTGAAAAACGGATCAGCATGCGCAAAACCAGATAG
- the rpmC gene encoding 50S ribosomal protein L29, with protein MAIFRAHEVRQLSDVELAEQLEKLKLDLMQARGKVSAGGAPENPGHIREVRRTIARLQTEQNARRAVRQA; from the coding sequence ATGGCGATCTTCAGGGCACACGAAGTCCGCCAGCTCTCTGACGTGGAACTGGCCGAACAGCTCGAGAAACTGAAACTCGACCTGATGCAGGCTCGCGGAAAGGTCAGTGCAGGCGGCGCCCCTGAGAACCCCGGTCACATCCGGGAGGTCAGGCGGACCATCGCTCGTCTCCAGACCGAGCAGAACGCACGGAGGGCCGTTCGCCAGGCATGA